One window of Dehalobacterium formicoaceticum genomic DNA carries:
- a CDS encoding amidohydrolase: protein MPKRYADKIYLNGTVITVDKMDRIVQGLALKDDKILAVGDNKEIIALSGLETIIVDLAGKTMIPGFYDAHGHFSFASEQLLKVNLSSPPVGEKVSIDDYIAALKEKAAQTPSGDWIYGTGYDDTLIHEMRHLTRDDFDKVSTEHPIWISHVSFHMGVGNSRALAIKGITKDTPNPEGGVIVRDSVTGVPTGLMEETAMNLVQGSFNMDLSQDQRMAAFNRAAQVYAQAGVTTASDGLVQSLKLIESYQQGVRDRHLKIRVALNPAFETIVGGKTVYPDNIN, encoded by the coding sequence GTGCCAAAAAGATATGCTGATAAAATTTATCTCAATGGAACCGTTATCACTGTAGACAAGATGGATCGAATTGTTCAGGGATTGGCCCTTAAAGATGATAAAATTTTAGCAGTGGGTGACAATAAGGAAATTATAGCTTTATCAGGACTGGAAACAATAATTGTCGATTTGGCGGGCAAGACCATGATTCCGGGATTTTATGATGCTCATGGACATTTTAGTTTTGCCTCTGAACAATTGCTCAAGGTGAATCTCTCAAGTCCGCCGGTGGGGGAAAAGGTCAGCATCGATGACTATATCGCCGCATTAAAAGAAAAAGCTGCACAAACACCCTCTGGTGATTGGATCTATGGCACGGGATATGATGATACTTTGATTCATGAGATGCGTCATCTCACTAGAGATGATTTTGACAAGGTATCAACGGAGCATCCGATCTGGATCAGTCATGTATCTTTTCATATGGGGGTTGGGAACAGCAGAGCTTTAGCAATTAAGGGGATCACCAAGGATACTCCTAACCCGGAAGGGGGCGTGATTGTCAGAGATTCTGTGACTGGTGTACCCACAGGTTTGATGGAGGAAACAGCTATGAACCTGGTGCAAGGTTCCTTCAACATGGATCTTTCCCAGGATCAAAGAATGGCCGCTTTTAACAGGGCCGCACAGGTTTACGCCCAAGCAGGTGTTACCACTGCTTCAGATGGTTTGGTGCAATCATTAAAATTAATTGAATCATATCAACAAGGAGTAAGGGATCGTCATCTGAAGATTCGGGTAGCCCTGAATCCCGCCTTTGAAACCATTGTTGGTGGTAAAACAGTTTATCCTGATAACATTAACTAA
- a CDS encoding sodium:solute symporter family protein, whose translation MQIVLGCIIGYLILTNIIGLAVGRRVKSTPDFLVASSNFGWVFLVAILCGAWEGSGASIGITQQAYDKGIYPGFYTGFFTIGLVLAALFFVPILRKLKILTLPEFIGEMYGEAGRKITAVLWLAQDLIVLAMQFLGAAGIFSGLFGIPMHWGMLITLISVGAYMVMGGMVAAAWTNMLHTLVMLLSAVIAVPLAMNFGSGFQTVVDTLPQSYFHVQGMGMSTLMGWFLAVAAGPIIHQITFSTAASAKNDKEAKNSFFISASIIALYSVPFAILGVVAKTYLPEGTSLTALPMIAMEISPWFAGFLLSAVMAAILSTLAPMLFSAPTIFINDIYKPMKKNTTEKELLMVSRISSLVTLLIGLGLAMLVKSIVAATVFAFTFRLVLLLGVVIPLMFASLKFITVPGGLLGIALGAIAPTLSQFVFQSSIPGMYWSVLGMVVGIIVGSLFTRGKGRYIKTIWDYIKDRQMMEHKDNILG comes from the coding sequence ATGCAGATTGTATTAGGCTGTATTATTGGTTATCTTATCTTAACAAATATCATTGGACTTGCTGTGGGGCGGCGGGTAAAATCCACTCCGGATTTTCTGGTCGCCAGCAGTAATTTTGGTTGGGTTTTTTTGGTGGCTATTCTTTGCGGTGCCTGGGAAGGTTCCGGAGCTTCCATCGGTATTACCCAGCAAGCTTATGATAAAGGGATCTACCCTGGTTTTTATACCGGCTTTTTCACCATTGGGTTAGTGCTGGCGGCGCTTTTTTTTGTGCCGATTTTGCGTAAATTAAAAATTCTCACCTTACCGGAATTTATCGGTGAGATGTACGGCGAAGCGGGACGTAAGATTACGGCGGTTTTGTGGCTGGCCCAGGATTTGATCGTTCTTGCCATGCAGTTTTTAGGAGCTGCCGGGATTTTTTCCGGATTATTCGGGATTCCCATGCACTGGGGTATGTTGATTACTTTGATCAGCGTGGGTGCTTACATGGTCATGGGGGGTATGGTTGCTGCCGCATGGACAAATATGCTGCACACCCTTGTCATGCTTTTATCCGCAGTCATTGCTGTTCCTTTGGCCATGAATTTTGGCAGCGGCTTCCAGACTGTTGTTGATACTCTCCCCCAATCCTATTTCCATGTACAAGGCATGGGTATGTCTACCTTGATGGGTTGGTTTCTGGCGGTAGCAGCCGGGCCTATTATCCACCAGATCACTTTCAGTACGGCTGCCAGTGCCAAAAACGACAAAGAAGCCAAAAATAGTTTCTTTATTTCCGCATCCATTATTGCTCTTTATTCCGTGCCCTTTGCAATTTTGGGCGTTGTTGCCAAAACTTATTTGCCGGAAGGCACCAGCCTTACTGCTCTGCCTATGATTGCGATGGAGATCAGCCCTTGGTTTGCCGGTTTCTTATTGTCCGCAGTTATGGCAGCCATTCTTTCCACCTTAGCACCGATGCTGTTTTCTGCTCCAACCATTTTCATTAATGATATTTACAAACCAATGAAGAAAAATACCACTGAAAAAGAACTGCTCATGGTGTCCAGAATCAGTTCGCTCGTAACTCTGCTCATCGGCTTGGGATTGGCAATGCTGGTGAAATCCATTGTCGCGGCCACCGTATTTGCCTTTACCTTCCGATTGGTGCTTCTTTTAGGAGTGGTTATTCCTTTGATGTTCGCCTCTCTGAAATTTATCACCGTACCAGGAGGCCTTTTAGGGATTGCCCTGGGCGCAATCGCACCTACCTTATCTCAATTTGTTTTCCAATCCTCTATTCCCGGCATGTATTGGTCTGTGCTTGGGATGGTGGTAGGGATTATTGTAGGGAGTCTTTTCACCCGCGGCAAAGGCCGATATATCAAGACGATCTGGGATTATATCAAGGATCGGCAAATGATGGAACATAAGGACAATATTTTAGGTTGA
- a CDS encoding M20 family metallopeptidase: protein MNVYPWQDLLSKINPDEVVKVVQDMVRLKSINPPGLEKGMSEYVKNYMISKNIPTETLEFATDRYNVISRLKGKGEENPIIFTGHMDVVPVSKDEEKRWQTDPFGGEIFDGNLHGRGSSDMKAGLGAAMVAMGYLAENGIVPPGDIILVATVDEEALMGGAKSIIKTDVVADAKNVVVCEPTGMELVTCCRGRTWADITVKGLTAHASQKGAGINAIDRTLMLMNKMAGYEIPHQEHPYLGTSFWQITVIKGGVEPAIVPDRCTITVDARLVPGQMPQDIWNLMEQLIAEIKEEVPDFEAEIEILDQREPWVTPADDPMIQKIKGAYEVLSMPYRENGFSGTTDGTIFRRIGMEAVIIGPGDLACVHKENEKVSLEQLAQAVQLYLITMLI from the coding sequence ATGAATGTTTATCCCTGGCAAGATCTTTTAAGTAAAATAAATCCGGATGAAGTTGTAAAAGTGGTACAAGATATGGTACGTTTGAAAAGCATCAATCCTCCTGGACTGGAAAAGGGAATGTCGGAGTATGTTAAAAACTATATGATTTCAAAAAACATTCCTACGGAAACACTGGAATTTGCAACTGATCGTTATAATGTGATTTCCCGCTTGAAAGGAAAAGGAGAAGAGAATCCCATTATTTTTACCGGACATATGGATGTTGTACCTGTTAGTAAGGATGAAGAGAAGCGTTGGCAGACCGACCCTTTTGGCGGGGAAATCTTCGATGGTAATTTGCACGGACGGGGTTCTTCCGATATGAAAGCCGGTTTAGGAGCGGCGATGGTAGCTATGGGTTATTTGGCGGAAAACGGTATTGTGCCTCCGGGAGATATTATTCTGGTGGCTACTGTGGATGAGGAAGCTTTAATGGGGGGTGCCAAATCCATCATTAAAACCGATGTGGTTGCCGATGCTAAAAATGTGGTTGTTTGCGAACCCACCGGTATGGAGCTGGTGACCTGCTGCCGGGGGCGAACCTGGGCGGATATTACGGTGAAAGGACTGACCGCGCATGCCTCCCAAAAAGGAGCCGGGATCAATGCTATTGACCGCACATTGATGCTGATGAACAAAATGGCGGGTTATGAGATTCCCCATCAGGAACATCCTTATCTGGGCACCTCCTTTTGGCAGATCACTGTAATTAAGGGAGGTGTCGAACCGGCGATTGTTCCGGACAGATGTACGATCACGGTGGATGCCAGATTGGTGCCGGGACAAATGCCCCAGGATATTTGGAATTTGATGGAGCAGCTGATTGCTGAAATCAAGGAAGAGGTGCCGGATTTCGAGGCAGAAATTGAAATATTGGATCAGCGGGAACCTTGGGTAACCCCGGCAGATGACCCGATGATCCAAAAAATCAAGGGAGCATATGAAGTGTTATCCATGCCTTACCGGGAAAACGGTTTCTCGGGCACTACCGACGGGACAATTTTTCGCCGCATCGGGATGGAGGCTGTGATTATCGGACCGGGGGATCTGGCTTGTGTTCACAAGGAAAATGAAAAGGTATCTTTGGAGCAATTAGCTCAGGCAGTTCAATTGTATCTGATAACCATGCTGATTTAG
- a CDS encoding NAD(P) transhydrogenase subunit alpha, protein MKFQGLTLGVPTEIMPGERRVAAIPETVKKMVAEGAKVIVEKGAGDGSYFADADYQAAGAVLVDKAQAVYDQSDIILKVKEPLMNNNTGKHEIEMMKKGQVLVTFIHPASPVNHEMVKAMSAKGIVAFTLDGVPRISRAQNMDALTSMSTVAGYKAVLLAANRLSKFMPMVGTAVGMIKPANVLVIGTGVAGLQAVATAKRMGAVVTAADIRPAAREQAQSLGAKILDLGIPDELAVAEGGYANRLSDEWLVKEREALKAAVADSDILVLTALIPGKIAPILITEDMVKSMRPGSAIVDVSIDQGGNCEMTDPGKVFELGGINIDGTKNIPGMMPTSSTWMFSHNIYNYVANLCQDGKVNINLEDEILAQSLVCKDCKLVHAGTLEAMNM, encoded by the coding sequence ATGAAGTTTCAAGGATTAACACTGGGAGTACCTACCGAGATCATGCCCGGCGAAAGACGTGTGGCAGCGATTCCCGAAACGGTAAAGAAAATGGTGGCGGAAGGCGCCAAGGTTATCGTGGAAAAAGGAGCCGGAGATGGTTCGTATTTTGCTGATGCAGATTACCAGGCCGCCGGTGCAGTTTTAGTCGACAAAGCCCAAGCTGTTTATGACCAATCCGATATCATCCTGAAAGTAAAAGAACCCTTGATGAATAATAATACCGGTAAGCATGAAATTGAAATGATGAAAAAGGGTCAGGTGCTGGTCACCTTTATTCATCCCGCCTCCCCTGTCAACCATGAAATGGTCAAGGCCATGTCTGCCAAAGGAATTGTTGCCTTTACTTTAGACGGCGTACCCCGTATTTCCCGGGCACAAAACATGGACGCCTTAACTTCCATGAGCACCGTTGCCGGCTATAAAGCAGTATTATTGGCTGCTAACAGACTGTCGAAATTTATGCCCATGGTAGGGACTGCCGTAGGCATGATTAAACCGGCCAATGTTTTAGTAATCGGTACCGGTGTTGCCGGTCTGCAGGCTGTTGCTACTGCCAAGAGAATGGGCGCTGTGGTCACGGCTGCCGATATTCGCCCGGCTGCTCGGGAACAAGCCCAAAGCTTGGGTGCTAAGATTTTAGACCTGGGAATTCCGGATGAATTGGCCGTCGCTGAAGGCGGATATGCCAACAGACTTTCTGATGAATGGTTAGTTAAAGAGCGAGAAGCATTGAAAGCAGCGGTTGCCGATTCCGACATCCTTGTTTTGACCGCTTTGATCCCAGGGAAAATCGCTCCGATCTTAATCACTGAGGATATGGTAAAATCCATGCGCCCCGGTTCCGCGATTGTGGACGTATCCATTGACCAAGGCGGTAACTGCGAAATGACTGATCCCGGAAAGGTATTCGAACTAGGCGGCATCAATATTGACGGCACCAAAAATATTCCCGGGATGATGCCCACCAGTTCCACCTGGATGTTCTCCCATAACATTTACAATTATGTGGCCAATCTTTGTCAGGACGGCAAAGTTAATATCAACCTGGAAGATGAAATTCTGGCACAATCCCTGGTCTGCAAGGACTGCAAGCTAGTCCATGCCGGAACTTTGGAAGCAATGAATATGTAA
- a CDS encoding NAD(P) transhydrogenase subunit alpha produces MDALVLVVLFVVATIAGYKVISNVPSLLHTPLMSGMNALSGVTVLGGLVATALALVDGLKLIGSISIVLATINTVGGFYVTHRILKMFKGRG; encoded by the coding sequence ATGGATGCTTTAGTATTAGTAGTGCTCTTTGTTGTAGCCACTATTGCCGGATACAAAGTTATCAGCAATGTACCCAGCCTGCTCCATACGCCGTTAATGTCCGGTATGAATGCCCTTTCCGGGGTTACAGTACTGGGCGGCTTGGTAGCTACAGCCTTAGCTTTGGTTGACGGGCTTAAATTGATAGGCTCAATTTCTATCGTATTGGCCACTATTAACACTGTTGGGGGGTTTTATGTCACCCATAGAATACTGAAAATGTTCAAGGGAAGGGGTTGA
- a CDS encoding NAD(P)(+) transhydrogenase (Re/Si-specific) subunit beta: MMSVIMYFIISVILALFILYDLFLMSSPKTAVKGNIIGAGAIFIAIIVTLYYYQIIGLGILWICLLIGGAIGLYLGGRVKMIQMPEMVAFLHGLGGLAAVLLSITVLTNPVEITTFTLTTGMLALVVGGLTFSGSMVAASKLHGVISSKPVVFPGHNTISIITIFVMLLSVLLSVIWPHYLIPILAFSLIVSLFFGYLFTIRVGGADMPITISLLNSCSGVTGAMVGMATYDPLLVAGGGIVASAGYLLTEIMCRAMNRSLLDVLAGKTTLSGKSGGAKGGGLPKKEESAVKQEKAAIAQKKTPQQILGEAKSVILVPGYGVALAQAQFEVKKLADKLEKQGKVVKFAIHPVAGRMPGHMNVLLAEVDVPYDQLYEMDAINPEFAATDVVIVVGANDVVNPAANTAEGSPIYGMPILNVDQAKHVIVCNYDTKPGYAGVDNPLYSNDENVTLILGDAKATIGQLNDSLDGKNPQQAGSQSQGGQDQYQALRDAKRIIIVPGYGMALAQAQFEVKKLADKLEKQGKDVKFAIHPVAGRMPGHMNVLLAEVDVPYDQLYEMDAINPEFASTDVVIVVGANDVVNPAANTAEGSPIYGMPILNVDQSKHVFICNFDTKPGYAGVDNPLYSNQDKVTLLLGDAKDTVAKLDIALDAQETPDEATPMTKQDQYQALRDAKRIIIVPGYGMALAQAQFEVKKLADKLEKQGKDVKFAIHPVAGRMPGHMNVLLAEVDVPYDQLYEMDAINPEFASTDVVIVVGANDVVNPAANTAEGSPIYGMPILNVDQAKHVIICNFDTKPGYAGVDNPLYSNQDKVTLLLGDAKDTVAKLDIALDAQETPDEATPMTKQDQYQALRDAKRIIIVPGYGMALAQAQFEVKKLADKLEKQGKEVKFAIHPVAGRMPGHMNVLLAEVDVPYDQLYEMDAINPEFAATDVVIVVGANDVVNPAANTAEGSPIYGMPILNVDQAKHVIICNFDTKPGYAGVDNPLYSNQDKVTLLLGDAKETVAQLDSEIN; the protein is encoded by the coding sequence ATGATGAGTGTAATAATGTATTTTATCATATCTGTTATTTTAGCGCTTTTTATTCTTTATGATTTATTCTTGATGAGTTCTCCTAAAACAGCAGTTAAAGGAAATATTATCGGGGCAGGGGCCATATTTATAGCTATTATCGTTACCCTTTATTATTATCAAATAATTGGGTTAGGTATTTTATGGATTTGCCTTTTAATCGGCGGGGCAATTGGATTATATCTGGGCGGAAGAGTCAAAATGATCCAAATGCCGGAAATGGTAGCATTTCTCCATGGCTTAGGCGGCTTAGCAGCAGTACTCTTGTCTATTACCGTGTTAACGAATCCTGTGGAAATCACCACCTTTACCTTGACAACAGGAATGCTGGCTTTGGTGGTAGGGGGTCTTACCTTTAGCGGCAGTATGGTGGCAGCATCAAAATTGCACGGGGTTATCTCTTCTAAACCGGTGGTTTTCCCCGGACATAATACCATCAGCATCATCACAATATTCGTGATGTTACTCTCCGTATTATTATCGGTAATTTGGCCTCATTATTTGATTCCCATCTTAGCCTTTAGTTTAATCGTCTCCTTGTTTTTCGGCTATTTGTTTACCATTCGGGTGGGCGGAGCGGATATGCCTATTACGATCTCCTTGCTCAACTCTTGTTCCGGGGTTACGGGAGCGATGGTAGGTATGGCCACCTATGATCCTTTGCTTGTAGCCGGAGGAGGTATTGTAGCTTCTGCCGGTTATCTTTTAACGGAAATCATGTGCCGGGCTATGAACCGGAGCTTATTAGATGTACTGGCAGGGAAAACTACCCTCAGCGGGAAAAGCGGCGGTGCTAAAGGCGGTGGGTTGCCTAAAAAAGAAGAATCAGCAGTAAAGCAGGAAAAGGCTGCGATTGCGCAGAAAAAGACACCCCAACAAATACTGGGCGAAGCAAAAAGTGTGATTCTGGTACCGGGTTACGGCGTGGCTTTGGCTCAAGCCCAATTTGAAGTTAAGAAGCTGGCGGATAAGCTGGAGAAACAGGGGAAAGTAGTGAAATTTGCCATTCATCCAGTGGCGGGCCGCATGCCGGGGCATATGAATGTACTTTTGGCGGAAGTGGACGTACCTTATGATCAGCTCTATGAAATGGATGCCATCAATCCGGAATTTGCCGCAACCGATGTGGTGATCGTTGTGGGGGCCAATGACGTCGTGAACCCGGCCGCCAACACAGCGGAAGGCTCACCGATCTACGGCATGCCGATTCTAAACGTGGATCAGGCCAAGCATGTGATTGTGTGCAATTATGATACCAAGCCCGGATATGCCGGAGTGGATAATCCTCTCTACAGCAACGATGAAAATGTGACTTTAATTCTGGGGGATGCCAAAGCAACGATTGGGCAGCTGAACGACTCCTTAGATGGAAAAAACCCTCAGCAAGCAGGATCTCAGTCCCAAGGCGGACAGGATCAATATCAGGCTCTGCGCGATGCAAAACGGATCATCATTGTGCCCGGTTATGGTATGGCTTTGGCTCAAGCTCAATTTGAAGTGAAAAAGCTGGCGGATAAGCTGGAGAAACAGGGTAAAGATGTGAAATTTGCTATCCATCCCGTGGCGGGCCGCATGCCGGGGCATATGAATGTGCTTTTGGCGGAAGTGGATGTACCTTATGATCAGCTTTATGAAATGGATGCCATCAATCCGGAATTTGCCTCAACCGATGTGGTGATCGTTGTGGGGGCCAATGACGTAGTGAACCCGGCCGCCAATACGGCGGAAGGCTCACCGATCTACGGCATGCCGATTTTAAATGTGGATCAGTCCAAGCACGTGTTCATCTGCAATTTTGACACCAAGCCCGGTTATGCCGGAGTGGATAATCCTCTTTACAGCAACCAGGACAAAGTAACACTGCTCCTGGGGGATGCCAAGGATACGGTGGCAAAACTGGACATTGCTCTGGATGCCCAGGAAACACCCGATGAAGCCACCCCGATGACCAAACAGGACCAATATCAAGCTCTGCGCGATGCGAAACGAATCATTATTGTGCCCGGCTATGGTATGGCTTTGGCTCAAGCTCAATTTGAAGTCAAGAAGCTGGCGGATAAGCTGGAGAAACAGGGTAAAGATGTGAAATTTGCCATCCATCCTGTGGCGGGCCGCATGCCGGGGCATATGAATGTGCTTTTGGCGGAAGTGGATGTACCTTATGATCAGCTCTATGAAATGGATGCCATCAATCCGGAATTTGCCTCAACTGATGTGGTGATCGTTGTGGGAGCCAATGACGTGGTGAACCCGGCTGCCAATACGGCGGAAGGCTCGCCGATTTACGGTATGCCGATTTTAAATGTGGATCAGGCCAAGCACGTGATCATCTGCAATTTTGACACCAAGCCCGGTTATGCCGGAGTGGATAATCCTCTTTACAGCAACCAGGACAAAGTAACACTGCTCCTGGGGGATGCCAAGGATACGGTGGCAAAACTGGACATTGCTCTGGATGCCCAGGAAACACCCGATGAAGCCACCCCGATGACCAAACAGGACCAATATCAAGCTCTGCGCGATGCGAAACGAATCATTATTGTACCCGGGTATGGGATGGCTTTGGCTCAAGCCCAGTTTGAAGTCAAGAAGCTGGCGGATAAGCTGGAGAAACAGGGTAAAGAAGTGAAATTTGCCATCCATCCTGTGGCGGGCCGCATGCCGGGGCATATGAATGTGCTTTTGGCGGAAGTGGATGTACCTTATGATCAGCTCTATGAAATGGATGCCATCAATCCGGAATTCGCCGCAACCGATGTGGTGATCGTTGTGGGAGCCAATGACGTGGTGAATCCGGCCGCCAACACGGCGGAAGGCTCACCGATCTACGGCATGCCGATTCTAAACGTGGATCAGGCCAAGCACGTGATCATCTGCAATTTTGATACCAAGCCCGGTTATGCCGGGGTGGATAATCCTCTTTACAGTAACCAGGACAAAGTAACACTGCTCCTGGGGGACGCCAAGGAAACCGTGGCCCAATTAGATTCTGAGATCAACTAA
- the xsc gene encoding sulfoacetaldehyde acetyltransferase: MAKVRMTPSEAMTEVLLQEGVDHVTGIVGSAFMDMLDLWPTAGIKFYPVRHEQTAAHMEDAYGRITGKAGVCIGQNGPGMTNMVTSVAAANMAHTPMVVIGPSAGSSTVGWDGFQECNQVQVFKAVTKAVLQVTHPSRAGDVMRTAFRTAYAERGPVYVDVPRDFFYGEVNEEILPPYRYRALNTRGAGDPVELARAAEILANAKNPVIISGRGAVDSEAFDEIKALAEHLSAPVAVSYLHNDAFPADHPLWVGPIGYMGSKAAMYAVKDADVILAVGCRLSVFGTLPQYDINYFPEDAKIIQIDVNPKQIGRRHPVEVPIVGDAKLAASELYKQLKAKGDRQPDAGRLAKVKELQNNWNQELKDLAMEPGTPMNPRRVLYEISGMMPGNGILCTDIGNVSSTANSYFKFTQSRRHIAALTFGNTGFAYPAGLGAQLADPESPVVCIIGDGAWGMSLHEISTAVEHNLPVIACVFRNMGWCAEKKNQIDFYNNRFVGVDIPNPISFVPVAQALGAEGVRIEKEDQIQGAFEQALASRKPTVLEFCVDGTQLAPPFRKDALALPTRHLEKYAHLDYRNWDK, encoded by the coding sequence ATGGCAAAAGTTAGAATGACACCCAGTGAAGCAATGACAGAAGTGCTCTTGCAAGAAGGCGTCGATCACGTAACAGGGATTGTAGGATCTGCATTTATGGATATGTTGGATCTATGGCCCACAGCAGGTATTAAATTCTATCCCGTGCGGCACGAACAAACTGCCGCTCATATGGAAGACGCTTATGGCCGCATTACCGGTAAAGCCGGTGTTTGTATCGGACAAAATGGACCTGGGATGACCAACATGGTGACCTCAGTAGCTGCTGCTAATATGGCTCATACCCCCATGGTTGTAATCGGCCCTTCCGCCGGTTCCTCCACTGTAGGCTGGGACGGTTTCCAGGAATGTAATCAAGTACAGGTATTTAAAGCGGTCACCAAAGCGGTTTTACAGGTTACTCATCCCAGCAGAGCTGGAGATGTCATGAGAACAGCCTTCCGTACCGCTTATGCAGAACGTGGCCCGGTATATGTGGATGTACCCCGTGACTTTTTCTACGGAGAAGTAAATGAAGAAATTCTGCCCCCATATCGCTATCGTGCATTGAATACCCGAGGCGCCGGGGATCCGGTGGAATTGGCTCGAGCCGCTGAAATCCTGGCCAACGCCAAGAATCCGGTGATCATTTCCGGTCGTGGTGCGGTAGACTCAGAAGCCTTTGATGAAATTAAAGCATTGGCAGAACATTTATCTGCTCCGGTAGCAGTTAGCTATCTCCATAATGATGCTTTCCCGGCAGATCATCCCCTGTGGGTAGGACCTATTGGTTATATGGGTTCCAAAGCAGCCATGTATGCTGTGAAGGATGCGGATGTGATTTTGGCTGTAGGTTGCAGACTATCCGTTTTTGGTACTCTGCCTCAGTATGATATCAACTATTTCCCGGAAGATGCCAAGATCATCCAAATTGATGTTAATCCCAAACAGATCGGCCGCCGTCATCCCGTGGAAGTTCCCATTGTGGGCGATGCTAAACTTGCTGCCAGTGAACTATACAAACAATTAAAGGCTAAGGGTGATCGTCAGCCGGATGCCGGAAGATTGGCTAAAGTTAAAGAATTACAGAATAACTGGAATCAGGAACTTAAAGATTTGGCCATGGAACCGGGAACACCCATGAATCCTCGCCGAGTGCTCTATGAAATAAGCGGCATGATGCCTGGAAACGGTATTCTTTGCACCGACATTGGGAACGTTTCCTCCACTGCCAACAGCTACTTTAAATTTACCCAATCCAGGAGACATATTGCTGCTTTGACCTTTGGTAACACCGGTTTTGCTTATCCCGCAGGCCTGGGTGCCCAATTGGCTGATCCGGAAAGCCCGGTTGTATGTATCATCGGTGACGGTGCCTGGGGCATGAGCTTGCACGAAATCAGCACTGCTGTTGAGCACAATCTGCCGGTTATCGCCTGTGTATTCAGAAATATGGGCTGGTGTGCAGAAAAGAAAAACCAAATCGACTTCTACAACAACCGTTTCGTCGGCGTTGATATCCCCAATCCTATCAGCTTCGTGCCGGTAGCTCAGGCATTAGGTGCTGAGGGAGTCAGAATTGAAAAAGAAGATCAGATTCAGGGCGCATTTGAGCAAGCCTTGGCTTCCAGAAAGCCCACCGTGCTGGAATTCTGTGTGGATGGAACGCAGTTGGCACCTCCCTTCAGAAAGGATGCTTTGGCATTACCGACCCGTCATTTAGAAAAATATGCTCACTTGGATTACAGAAACTGGGATAAATAA